The stretch of DNA GTCGTGTGTGATGAAGATGACCGCGAACCCCAGCTTCTCCTGGAGCTCGCGGATGCGCCCCAGGATCTCCCGCTCCACGATGACGTCGAGCGCCGTCGTCGGCTCGTCGAGGATGACGACCGACGGACGCATGGCGAGCGCGAGCGCGATCCCTACCCTCTGCCGCATGCCCCCGGAGAGCTGATGGGCGAAGGAGTCGATCCTGTCCCGGGGAATGCCAACGAGGTCCAGGAGTTCGAGGGCCCTGTTCCGGGCCCAGCCGGTCGAGCCGCCCCCGTGCGCGAGGAGCGTGTCCACGATCTGCTCGCCCACGGACACCACCGGGTTGAGCGCGTCCATCGCGCTCTGGAACACCATCGAGATCTCTCCCCAGCGCATCTCCCTCAGCTCGCCCTCGCTCATCCTGAGGACGTCGATGCCGCCGAACAGGAGACGCCCACCGGTGATGACCGCCGGCGACGGCAGGATGCGCATGAGCGCTTTGGCGAGCGTGGTCTTTCCGCTGCCCGACTCCCCCGCCACCCCCAGCACCTCTCCACGCGTCACGCTGAGGTCGAGGTGGTCGATGGCGCGCACCGGCCCCTCGTCGGTCACGTAGTCGACGCACAGGTCGCGTATGTCGAGAAGCGGCTCAGTCATTCTCTCTCACCACCGGTGTGGAGCGCCCGGGCGCGTGCCCGCGGCCCAGCAGGAACCCGCGCCAGGCCCGCTCGAGCCTCAGCCGCGGGTTCGTGATCTCGTCGAACCCCGAGTTCAGCATGGTCAGGCCGAACCCCACGAGCGCGATCGCGATGCCGGTCGGCGCGAACGTCCACCACGCCCCGGTCAGGAGCGCCGAGTCGTTCTGCGCCCAGTAGAGGTTCGTCCCCCAGGTCACGGCCGAGACGTCGCCGAGTCCCAGGAACTCCAGCCCGACCTGCGCGCCGATCGCGTAGACCGTGCCGCCGATCACCTGCGAGACCAGGAGGGACGTCATGTTCGGCAGGATCTCGCTCGTCACGATGCGCCAGCTCGACTCGCCGGACACGACGGACGCCGCGACGAAGTCGCGCCTTCTGTAGGCGAGCGTCTGGGCCCGGAGCACGCGGGCGTTCCAGGCCCACCCCGCGATCACGAGCACGAACCCGAGCGTCAGCGGGCCCGACGGCAGGTACGCGGCGATGACGATGGCGAGCGGCAGCCCGGGGATCACGAGGAACACGTTGAACAGGAGCGAGAGGAACCCGTCCACGCGGCCGCCGAAGTACCCGGCCGTGACGCCGATGAGCGCGCCGACGAACACGACCGTGAGACCGACGCTGAACCCGATGAGCAGAGTGGCGCGCGTGCCCACGACCAGCTGCGCGAGGACGTCCTGGCCCTGCCCGGTCGTTCCCAGCCAGTGCTGGGCCGAGGGCGGCTGCATCGGCACTCCGACGAGCTCCGTGGGGTCGCCCACCAGCAGCGGACCGAACACGGCCATGAGCGCGAAGAACGCTATGACCCCCGCGCCGAACGCCGCACGCCTGTCGTGCCTGACGGCGTCAGCCCACAGCGCAAGTCCGGATGCTGTCCCCTGTGCCCTCACGGAGTCGTCCCTCTCACGACACGGAGTCGCGGATCCGCGGGTCGAGCCACAGCGACACCAGATCGACGACGAAGTTCGCCCCAAGCACCGCGAGCGTGATCACCAGGAAGATGCCCTGCATGAGCGGGTAGTCCTGGCCCCTGACCGCCTGGACCAGCAGGTAGCCCTGGCCCGGATAGGAGAACACGATCTCGGTCAGGAGCGACCCGCCCAGCACGAACCCCAGCGCCATGCCGAAGCCGGTCACGCTCGGCAGAAGCGCGTTCCTCGCCGCGTACCTGAGCGCCACGGTCCGCGGCGGCAGCCCCTTGGCCCAGGCGAGACCGACGAAGTCGCTGCCCAGCACCGACACCATCGTGTTCCGCATGGTCAGCAGCCACCCGCCCAGCGTGGCGATGACCACGGTCCCGACGGGCAGCACCGCGTGTCTCACGACGTCGGCGAGGAAGGCGACGTTGAACCCGGGCTCCACGGAGTCGCCGTACGCGTGCCCCAGCGGGAACCAGCCCAGCGTGAACCCGAACACGTAGAGCACGACCATCGCGAGCCAGAAGTACGGGAACGCTCCGACGAGCGCGGCCGTGGGGGGCACGAACGTGTCGACGCGGCCGAACCGCCACCACGCCGCGGCCACTCCCAGAAGCGTGCCGACGGCGAAGCTCGCGATCAGCGCCGTCCCCGCGAGGAAGACGGTCCACACGAGCCCGTTGGCGATGACCTGGAGAACGGGCGCCGGGAAGTACGCTACGGAGATGCCGAGGTCGCCCTTGAGCACGTGACCGAGATACGTGAAGTACTGCGCCACGAGCGGCGCCTCGGTCAGCCCGAACGTCTCCCTGAGGGCGTCGAGCGCCTCGGGCGCCAGCATGCCGCGGAACCTGGCGAAGAGGGCCGTCGCCGGGTCGCCGGGCATGAGCCTCGGCAGGAAGAAGTTGAGCGTGACCGCGACCCACGCGGCGAGGGCGTAGAACCCCAGCCTCTTGAGGAGGAACCTCACTCCGATCTCCTCCTAATCAGACCACTCGTACTCCTGAGCCGAGAACCGCTTCCCGTTCGCGCCGAAGTCCGGAAGCAGCGCCGGGACCAGGGCTCCCGGCAGCACGGTCGTCACATCGTGCTCCCCCTTCGGGCCGCCCATGTCCGTCCTCAGCCACCCCGGGTCCACCGTGTTCACGAGCACGTTGGTGCCACCGAGCCTCGCGGCGAGGTCCGCCGTGTACTTGTCGACCGCCGCCTTCGACACGCTGTAGGGCGCGAGCTCGGGGATGTCCCTGATGCCGGAGGTCAGGTTGACGATGCGCCCGTAGCCCCGCCTGATCATCCCGGGTGCGAACGCGTTGCACAGGTCCACGAGGGCCAACACGTTCACGTCGAACACGTCCTGCCACGTCGACCTATCGATCTTCCACACGGACTGCCACGCATTCTGGACGGCCGCGTTGTTGTAGAGGATGTCGATGTGACCAGGGCGCCTCTCCACGCCGCGGACGACGGCCCGGACTCCCGCCCTCGTGCCGAGGTCGCCCGCGACCACCGCGGTCTTCACGGTATACGCGTCGAGCAGCTCGAGCGTCCTCGTCGTGTGCGCCCTCGTCCTGCCGTGCACCACGACGTTGCAGTCGAACTGCGCGAGGCCGAGCGCGATCTGCTGCCCGATGCCCCTGCTGGAGCCCGTCACCAGCGCCCACCTGCCCGCGAGGGAGGTCACGCTCTTCCCG from Candidatus Effluviviaceae Genus I sp. encodes:
- a CDS encoding ABC transporter permease; protein product: MRFLLKRLGFYALAAWVAVTLNFFLPRLMPGDPATALFARFRGMLAPEALDALRETFGLTEAPLVAQYFTYLGHVLKGDLGISVAYFPAPVLQVIANGLVWTVFLAGTALIASFAVGTLLGVAAAWWRFGRVDTFVPPTAALVGAFPYFWLAMVVLYVFGFTLGWFPLGHAYGDSVEPGFNVAFLADVVRHAVLPVGTVVIATLGGWLLTMRNTMVSVLGSDFVGLAWAKGLPPRTVALRYAARNALLPSVTGFGMALGFVLGGSLLTEIVFSYPGQGYLLVQAVRGQDYPLMQGIFLVITLAVLGANFVVDLVSLWLDPRIRDSVS
- a CDS encoding SDR family oxidoreductase, whose translation is MTSLAGRWALVTGSSRGIGQQIALGLAQFDCNVVVHGRTRAHTTRTLELLDAYTVKTAVVAGDLGTRAGVRAVVRGVERRPGHIDILYNNAAVQNAWQSVWKIDRSTWQDVFDVNVLALVDLCNAFAPGMIRRGYGRIVNLTSGIRDIPELAPYSVSKAAVDKYTADLAARLGGTNVLVNTVDPGWLRTDMGGPKGEHDVTTVLPGALVPALLPDFGANGKRFSAQEYEWSD